The Metallosphaera hakonensis JCM 8857 = DSM 7519 genome includes the window AGACTTAGCCTCAAAGAGGGACTCCATGAAGTTAGCGGAGGAAATCTCGTCTAAAGTTGGGAGTGAAAAGTGGGAAAAGATTAGGTTTGGAGGAATAATGTTTCTTTCCCAAGACCGTTTCAGGATGACCTCCTTAGTATTTGATAAAATTATGTTGAATTTCACTGAGAGACCTAATTACGGCATAGATGATTTGCCTGGAAATTTATGGGACGAGATCCTAAGGAGCAGGAACTTCATAATCGATTGTCACAATGAGTCGTTGAAGGAGGAGATAGGTCATAAAGATGAAAGAGTCTTAAGGGAATTCGTCTCTAAAAGGATAATTCCAACAAAGGAGACGCCTCTTCAAGTGGGATACGGTGAGGCCGAGTTATCCACAAGTTGTGAAGGGCTATGTAGCAAAAGGGTAAAGGCTCTAGTTCTCGGAGATAAAGAACATAAGGTGTTGATTCTCTATATATTCGCCAACAATGCCAATGAAGAAACTGGAAAAATGATACAAGAAAGGTTCAGAAACAAATACGATAGAGTCATTCTTGTAACACCTGACGATCATTCGTGCACAGGAACGACTTTTGGAAACCTTTACTCCCCGGCTGAGCCCTGCCCCATGGCAGTAGATGCCCTGGAAAAGGCCGTAAACGAGGCCGAGGCCGACTTCAAGGAAGTAGAGGCAGAATACATGATAATTTCCACGAAAACAAAAGTGATAGGAAAATTCATTTCTTCCATGGTAGAAGGGCTGGAACAAGTAGGAAATTTCGCTATGAAAACCTTTTGGATTCCGGTCATATTCCCATACGTCTTGTTGATAGTAACCTTACTTGGAGATTACCTTATCAAACTCTAAAATTAGCTGTTTCACATCGGCCCTCCATCTTTGGAGCTGATCTGGACTGGATGGATAATTCCTGTACATACCCTTTACATCCTTCATGTATTGGGCCACGTTTTTCAGCTTATACAGAAGTGAAGGCTTTCCTAGTCCAGCTATAACTCTCATCGCCTTATCTGCAACAGAGAGCTGTAGATCACCAGTGGTGCTGGCCTCGAGAAGATCTTCCTCTCTTATGACCTTTTTCCTCATTCCGTAGTTTATATCATCGTCGCTTAGCTTTTGCAGGAACCTTCTAAAGAGTTCAAGGCTAGCCTGCTTCGCCCCATATCTCTCGTTGTAGCAAATGTTGGTTTCCCAGAGCGATATAGAAGAGAAGTCTCCCTTCTCAAAGGCATTAAGTGTGGACCTTGCTGCGCAGAAGCCCGATATCATCGCTGATCCCTTACCTCCACCGTGAACTGGGTTTGCAGTGTAACCAGAGTCACCTATTACAATTATGCCGTTCCAGACCAGGGTATCCAGCGGCCTCCTTGTGGGAACAAGAGCCCCACCTTTTACTATCATTCTGTTCCTGTCTATATCAGCACCGTAATCTTTCCAGAATTTCTCGTAATAGGTGTATATACTTGGATATCCCATACCCCCCTGTATACCAAGTCCTATATTCACCTTGTCTCTTCCCTTTGGGAAGTACCACCAATAACCTCCTGGAGAGGTCGTTTGATTAATGAATATCTTCAAGTAGCCTGGATCCGCTATCTCGTCTCTGGTGTAAGCGACTTCCCTATAGGCTATATCCGTATCCTTCTCATCCATGTCCTCTGAAACTGGTATCTCTTGGGGAAGTTTGCTCCTAAAGCTCCTTGAGTAACCCGTAGCCTCAATGACCATTCTGCTTCTTACTTCGATTTGCTCCTCTTTTCTCCTATCAAATATCACTGCTCCCCTCACGAAGCCGTCTTCCAGAATAGGCTTCATTGCGGTAGTCATGTCCATTACTTCTACCCCTCTATCCCTAGCCTCACCCAATATCCTCTGGGTGTATGCTGGGGCATTTATTTCGAAGCCTTCCCCTTTCACAGTCCACTCCGTCGACATGTCCGGACTGTACAACTTGATTCCCTCTATGCGCTGTTCCAACTGCTCGCCTTCTGGATAGGGCATACCTAAGTTGTCAAAGTGCTCCTTACTCACCGCATCACCGCATGGCTTGTCCCCTATTCTACTCCATGGTTTACTATCGATCAGGAGTATCTTTAACCCCTTATTGGCCAAGTGCCAAGCTGCAGTGGATCCAGCAAATCCTCCACCAATTATTAACACATCATATGTAACTTGTTTCAAAAATATCCCTAAACCTACATTCTGATCTAAAATAAAAAACTACTTACAATTGTCCTTTACTATTCCTATTTTTATCGAGCTAGGTAGATTACCCATTAGTTTTGACATAGCGAATTTGCTTTCCTCATCACAGTAAGTCATAATCCCATCGGCCCCAAGCTCAGTTACCTTCTCAAGGATTTTCTTGGTTTCATCAGGCCTCCAAGTGTAGACCACCAGACCGAGATCAATGTTATCAAGAATTGCCTCCCTAGCGTTAGCGAGCACCTGCCAGTGAGGAAGTTGAGAAACAACGTTGATGAATATCTTTCGGAAACCTAAGGTTCTGGCATCTTTCATAATCTTCCTGAAAATCTCGGTTAAGGTGTCTTCTCTAACCTGTACTAGAACAAAAAGCGATTTATTTCTTAAGTCGACTGACTTGCTTTCAACATCCATGAATAAATGAAAACCCTGGGACTAATATTAATGATGTATCCTCATAGGACGGTTATACTATGGCCCAATTTCATTTCTCTTTTAACTTTGAGAGACAATATATTATTGTGATAGTTCAGATTATTTACAAAACTTTCACTCCAGAGATCAAGAAAATAATTAGGAGAGTAAGGAGGATAAGGTCGGTTGAGGAGGTTCTGTTCAGTAAAGGTGACAGAAACATGATCGTAGCTGATGGGCTAGTGGCTTGGGAAGAGGGACAGGGAGATCCAATTGAGGGCATATATGATATTAAAATAATGAAAAGCCTGCTGGAAATAACTCCACAAATTAGTGGGTAATGCTCCTCGTGTAGTGGGAGGAATCAGTTATTACAACATACCCCCTCGTCTCCGGTGGGAACTCCCTGGTCACCCCGCCAGCATAAATTACCCTCGCAAGCTTATCCACCTCCAGCCTTTTATGTTGTCCAATCACGAGCCAATCCCAGGGCCCCGCGCCCACCGTTTTTCTCAATTGATCGATATCCCCCTGATGACCGTGAATTATGTAGTACTTAATGGAAGAAGCATCAGCTATATACATCGTTGTCCCTATAATCTCCTCCCTGTATCTGGGCTCTGCCATTATACACTTCAGAGCGTGAGGATCCATATCCCCCTGAATATACACAAGTTGGGCCCACGGTGCTATGCTCCTAATTACGTACAGGACGTCTATAACCCTTGGGCACTCGTAATCCCAGTAACACTGGGTAGTATCTCCATTGAGAACTATGGTCTCTGGCTCCTCTTTTTTTATGACATTGGATAGTACGCTCTCAATATGTGGTTCTGGGAACCTGATGTTACTTAGAATAAGGATCTTCATATGGGATCATCCTCGTCAAAGAGCACCTTAATTCCATTACTCCACCTAATTCCTCTTGGCATAGCGCTGGTATTAAATAATGCTGAGGCGAATCCTAGGTGATCCAAAGCAATTAGCCCTAGGTTGTCCTTACCGAAGGTCTCTGTGAACTTGCTAATCACTGCCCTAACAGAATCCTCAAGCGGATATCCCATTGCTCTCAGGATATCTATTTCCTTAGCTGGAAGGAACTTCAAGATCAACTCACCTATCCCTGTACTAGAGACTGCTATTCGAGAGGTGGCATAGAATCCCGCCCCTGGAATGGGGGAATCGCCCACGCGTCCAGGTAACTTACCCTTGATCCCACCGGTGCTAGTTCCGGCAGAGAGATTACCCTGCTCGTCCAGTGCCACCGCTCCAACGGTATCACCAGAAGGTGCACTGCCCGATGTGAGCACTTCCTCCCAGATAGTCCTGACCATGAGCACGTGTTTACCCTGTTTCAAAACTTCATAGGCCTTCTTAATTGGGTTCCTTGTCCTAATCGAAGCCACAGATCCCACAGATAATGTACTCCCGTACATTACCCCTGCATCCATCTCAACTCCCTCCTCGGAGTTCCTAACGCTTCCCCTCCCAGCATTAAAGATCCCGCTATCCTCCATTGTGGCCACAGCCTCGACCACTGCCTCAAGGGAACTTCCCCTTCTGAACTCCAGGTATCCCCTCTCCAGTGACTCTCTTAGTACCTTAACTGCCTTTTCCTTATCCGTGCTCCTCCATGATCCTGCTCCTCCGTGAATAAGTAACATCGGTGGGGTGTATTTCATGGATTCATGTTACCATTAGATATTTTTATCTTTACTAATACGTGTATGTTGGTTCAAATGAAGGACTGGCAAGTGGCTGGCGTATCTCTGCTGTTAATTCTGTTACCCGTTCTACCCGCCCTCGCTGATAATTTCCCCGCGTTTCTTGGTGCTTCAATAGTAGGATTTGGGATAGCGGTCTACTTTTTCTGGACCTATAAACCATGGGCCAACAAGGATAACGCCGTTGTCTCCCTTTACTTCACAGGCATTTTCTCGTTCGGCTTGGCTCTAGCAGTCTTCTTGGTGTTACCCCTTCATCCTAGACCCTACGGAATTGTATCCATTGTGGAGTCCGTTCCATTCTTCATTTCCTTCTATTTCGCAACCAAGACCATATGGAGGGGATTGTTCAAAAGGGACATTCTTTACCTGGCAGATGGTTATTTTGCCTTTGTGTTAACAATCCTAATAGGGGCTATCATAGGGAGATTCCTCCACAACTTTTACGAACTGATAGTCCTGTATACAGGTTTTCTTACAATGGGCTTTATACTGATGTTTTACTTCAGAAAGTGAAAAGGTGTTCTCATGAAGCTGGCAGTTGTGGGGGGAGGGCCCGCCGGAATCTCTCTGGGATGGTTTCTCAAGGGCACTAAAATAGAGTCCACGGTATATGAGGGTTTAGACGATGTAGGGAAGAAACCTTGCGCCTGGGGTGTATTACGCGGAATAGAGAACTATGTAGACATACCAAAAGAGACCATATACAGTAAGATAAGGGGATTTAGGATATTTCTGGACAATAAGTTAATTTCTGAGGTTAGGGACGAGGAAACCCTAGGATATATTGTGGATAAACCCCTCTTCCTTAGGAAACTTGGGGAGAAGATAGATCTAAGGCTTAACTCCAAGGTTGTACTAGACCACGGGAAACTTTTAGTGAACGGGAAACCGGAGGAGGCGGATAAGGTGATCCTTGCCACCGGTCATTACTCTCTATCTAAGGACGTTACGATCCCCGCACTCCAGTACATAACGGACCTTAATTACGACCCTGAAATGGTGGACATGTACTTCTATTCCGACCTCTTGGGGTATGGGTGGATCTTTCCAGATCCCAAGGGAGCCAAGATAGGTGTAGGAGGATATGCGAGCGTAGAATTCATCAGGGAGAAAATGAAGACCATCACGTCCGGTAGAATTTTAACTCAACACGGGGCGAGAGTGGCAGACTACGGGGTATTTGAGGATAGACTCAACGGTTCGTACATAGGGGAGGCTCTGGGCACAGTTTATGCAGTTACCGGAGAGGGCATTCGACCTTCCATAGTTTCTTCCAAAATCATGGCAGACGCCCTGCTGGAGGACAAGGACTTCGGTAAGGAATTCAGGAAAAGCAAGTTGCATTGGACCCTTCAGGTTCATGCTTCAGTAATAAAGAGAGCCAAGGAATCCAACTCCGTGAGAGGGCTGGAGAGAGTATTACTTAGGGCTGATCCCAAGCTTGTTGTCAAGTTCGCGATGGGTGATTTTGGGAAATTAGATCTTATTAAACTGTTTGGGAGTGCTATATTATGACAGAATATTATTATCTAGATAACGTTGATAGGAAGATCCTCAATATCTTGCAAAAGGACTCTAGAACTCCCTTCTCCAGGTTAGCGAAGATGCTTGACCTAAGCGAGTCCACGATACACATGAGAGTAAAGAGGCTGGTTAAGGAGGGAGTAATTAAGAATTTCGGTATAGAGATAGACTTAGACCGTATCGGTCTAAACGTTCTGGCTTTCATTCTGATTAAGGCAGAACCTAAGAAGTATGAGGATATCCTGAGGAAGTTAGAGGAGATGAAGGAAATCTACGATATCTATGACGTAACCGGCGAGTACTATGCCCTACTTAAGGTGAGAGTCAGGTCTAGGGAAGACCTGGCAAAAGTCCTTGACTACATTGGGAAACTTGAAGGTGTCACATCCACGTATACCATGGTTGCATTGAGAACCATAAAGGAGAAGAAGAATCTAGACGAGTGAGCTAAGTCTTTTTTAATTAGTTAAGTTTTCATGTTTTCCATGAGCTCTCAAAATAGGGCCCAGATAGGAGTCATTGGCGGTTCCGGACTTTATGATCCAGATATCTTCTTGAATAGAAGAGAGATTAAGGTGTTCACTCCATATGGCGAAACCAGCGATTTAATAACTTTAGGTGAGATGGAAGGCAAATCCGTTGCTTTCCTTCCACGACACGGAAGAAGACATAGAATTCCACCCCACAAGATAAATTACAGGGCAAACATGTGGGCCCTGAAGGAACTAGGGGTGAAATGGGTGATTTCGGTTTCCGCTGTGGGGAGCCTTAATCTACAGTATAAGCCTGGAGACTTCGTTGTACCAGATCAATTCATAGACATGACAAAGGGCAGACAATATACCTTTTATGACGGCCCAGTGGTGGCTCACGTCTCCATGGCCGAGCCCTTCTGCAACTCATTGAGGAAAATAGTAATCGAGAGTGCCGAGAGACTTAAGATAACTACTCATCCGAAGGGAACATACATTTGCATAGAGGGGCCGAGGTTCTCTACCAAGGCAGAGAGCATTGTATGGAAGGAGGTATTTAAGGCAGACGTCATTGGAATGACCTTAGTACCTGAGGTGAACCTAGCATGTGAAGCTGAAATGTGCTACTCCACCATAGCTATGGTCACGGACTATGACGTGTTTGCAGAGATTCCAGTTACCGCTGAGGAAGTAACAAAGGTCATGTCAGAGAACACATCCAAGGCCAAGAACCTTTTAAGGGAAATCATCAGGTCTTTGCCAGAGAAACCTGACGAAAGAGAGTGTTCCTGTTGTCACTCCCTGAAGACAGCTCTAGTGTGATATCCAAAATCAAGCCCGTTAACCTCAACTTACCCAATTTCTCTGCGGTGGTTTACGGGTACGGGATGGAACTTCCGGCCTACACTTTAGCCCGAGGTATGATAGCTCTCTCTGGAAAACCCGTAAACCTACTGGGTCTCTACGACTTCCTACTTCTGGATCTTCCTTACTCGGAGGAGAGCCCCATATTGCTGGTTAATGGGGAGATGGAACTAAAGGAAATTGAGAATGTTGTCCGTCCGCTCGGAGTCAAGGGTCTCCTCATTACCTGCAATGATAAGAGCGAGTCCCAATTAAAAACTGTGTTCCTCAAGGGAGATATGTGTGAGGTGAACCTTTCATTTTCCCTCGTTTCATGGCTAACTAAGAACTTCTCGTCTCCAAGAACCAAACGTCTCACTGAGGAGCTAGATCTCACCGATCTGGGATCTTGGTTAGGAGAGATAATGAAGGAGATCGAACCCTCCCTCGATTTCGTGTTATCTCCTGTTCTGTTACCTGCCCTCAATCTAATGAGGGAGAACCAGGGAAACAAGATAAAAGGATTTTACGAAAAGGACTTTTCTGACTCCAACGTAATATACACGGGAGTAGACTCCATGATGGGGAGAAGAACTGCACATCAAATTAGGGCAATGGGAAAGATAGCCAAGGAAGTGGTTATAAATACGGACCCACTGACTGCTCCTATATATTTAAGTATCATGTCTTACATTTTTAAGAATAGAACTCAAGGAAGTTGATGCGATTTGGATCTAATGGAGTTTTGGTTTAGGAGCAGGTCCGTTATAGATGATTTGGTGGAGAAATTTCTGAGGGAGTCCAGAGACTGGGAAGTCATGGAAATGTCCAAGTACATCATGAGAGATGGAAAGAGATTCAGGGGGACCCTTATGTTTCTATTCAATGGAGCCCTCGGAGGCGAGGAGAAGGAAGCTTATCCTGGGGCTCTAGCCACTGAAATACTGCATTCTGCGTCCTTAGCGCTGGACGATATAGTTGATTACGACGAAATAAGAAGGGGAATGAAGGCTGCTTGGGCCGTTTACACTAACAGGAAAGTGATATTTGTCTCCAATTATCTCATTCCAACGGCCCTTAACGTGATATCGGTCTATGGGGATAAGGCCCTAAGAATCAGTGTGGATCTATGGAAGGATACGGCCGTAGGGGCCCTCAAAGACATGTACGGCAAGGACGAGGACTACATTCGGACTGTGGAACTCAAGACTGCGTCCCTCTTTAAACTTCCCGCCATGCTTTCTTCATTCTCCTCAGGTCAAAGTCAATATCTCGATACCCTTATGGAAGCTGGGAAGGATCTAGGGGTAATCTATCAAGTCATAGACGACTACGTGGACTGCGTAACCCAGGAGAAGGAGAAGTTGGTTGGGAGCGCGAAACAGCTTTATAACTTAACCTCAGGGAAATATGAATCGTTCGTTAGATTAAAATACAGTGAATACAAGACTCACTATGAAGGGCTACTGAACTCGCTCCCTCTCAAAGAGGAATATAGGGACCAACTGATCGCTCTTCCTGATTTTCTAGCGTTCGGTCTGATGGGAGAAGCTGGAATAAAGAATAAAATATTTTAGGATAACGGCTCTACGAGGATAATTTGACTAAGATAGCAGTAATTCATAAATCGCAAAAAGTCACGGAAGCTTCTAAGCAAATTCTGCTCGAAATAAAGTCACGCGGACATACGGCATATTACATTAGGGTCTCAAAAATTAACTCGTCCATCGGCACTGAAAGAGGAATAACTTACTCGGGTAGAAAGCTGGAGATTGACGGAGCCTTTTTGCGGAACTTGGGATTTCTGACCACCATAGAACAGATGATAAGGAGAGTGGACATGTTAGGGGAAGTAGAGGAATCTGGGGTAGTGACCATGAATAGGGTTAGATCAATGCTCCTGGCTAGGGACAAGTACGCAAGCATCTCCAAGTTAAACAAGGCAGGGATACCTGTTCCAAAGACGGCCCTGGTAGAGGATCCCTTTGAAGTTATGAGACTGACTGAGGAGTGGGGCGAAGTTGTGATAAAACCCTTAGTTGGAAGCCTAGGCTTGGGCTCGGTTAAGGTCTCGGACCCGGACATAGCATTTCGCGTTGCTAAGTCCATACTCTCTGTGAATCAACCTGTCTACGTTCAGAAATACATTAAGAAACCAAATCGAGACATTAGAGCCTTCGTTGTTGGAAATAGACTTTTGGGTAGCATTTACAGGATATCCCAGGAGAACTGGAAGACGAATGTAGCTCAGGGAGCCTTGGTTCAGGCCATTTCACCGGCAGACCTGAGGGAAATCGAGGAGTTAAGCGTGAAGGCCACTGAAACCCTGAGGCTCGATTATTCCGGGGTAGACATAGTTGAAGACCTAGAGGGCGGTTACAAGGTTCTAGAGGTCAATGGAGCCCCTCTGTGGAAGGGATTTCAGACCGCAACTTCACTGAACCCGGCAAAATATATTGTGGATCTTATCCTAGATAAGGTAAGGAAATGAGGATAAGCAAAACCGTCTGACTCGTGATGTTGAGCTCTCGCCCTGATCCAGGTTTCCTGGTTCCCTTGTTCTGGGGAATATAGATAATTGTCTATATACCCCCCTTGCAAACCCTTTTATATTATGTTAACCCATAGACAATTAGAGGATGATTGAAATGATATACGTGTTATATTATAGGACCTCAATGGATTTGGATGAATATATAACTACGTCCGCATTAGGTTAATCTTTTTATGGAGACCGTAAAGTAGCCGTTACCGCACCTTATACTTGAGCTCGTATCTCCCTTCATTAAGACGTACGTGTCTGCCTTGTATAAGGTAGGATCCACATCTCCAGGCGAGATGAGAACTCTTTCCTTACCTAAGGAAATGGGAGTCTTGTGTAAGGAGGAGCACCATGAGAAGGAGGTTATACCAGGAACTACCTCTTTGAGTTCTGCGAACTCCGCAAGTCTGTAAACCGAGCTATAAAATCCGGGATCTCCTAACGTTACGTAGACCACGTTATTGTAGGACTTCACTTCTTCCAGCAATTTCAGGTACTCTGATCTATCTCGCCTCACTGGAAGTTGAAACTCAAGTACCTCCTTCCCTTCAAGATAAGGCTTAACGGCATTTAGGGTTAGCCTTCTAGAGGATACCGGAACAACTACAATGTCCGCACTCCTGATTAGTCTTAGGGCCTTCATGGTCACAAGCTCAGGATCGCCAGGTCCCACCCCAACTCCATAGAGGTTCATGGGGATCTACCTTTCCTGAATGAGTGAGTGAAGCCTGGGAAGTAGAGGTCACTCCTCTCATGCCCATTATACCTTAAGCACTCACTAACTATTATAAGAGCAGTCTTTGTAATCTTGTAATTCCTTACCAAGTCCTCTAGGTCCGAAATCCTCCCCTTAAGGACCAGTTGGTCCTTCCATCCGGCCCTATAGACCACTGCAGCCGGAAAATCAGGTGGGAAAACCCTAAGCAATTCCTCCTGTACCTGTCTGACCAAATGTATGGAAAGGAATATCACCATGGTTGAATTTCTCTCGACTATCATTTTTCTCTCATATTTTGTCCGTTGAGGTAACCTGGTTATGATAATGGATTGAGGACCTCCAGGGCATGTTAGCTCCATACCCAGGAGGGACGCTGATAATTGGAATGAACTCACCCCAGGAACTATCTCAGCCTCTATCCCCTCCTTTCCCAGTAAGGCTATCTCCTCACTTATTGCCCCGTAAATAGATGGATCTCCATCGTGAGCTATGCAAATCCTCTTACCATCAGAAACGCCCTCCTTGACCTTTTGGATAATCTCCTCCATGGTCATTGACGAAGTGTCAAAGCTCTCCTTACCTTTGAATAGGTCCTTTACTTCTTCGCTGATCAGGGACCCCGTGTATAGAACAAGGTTACAGTCCTCCAATCTCTTCATTGCCTTCATAGTTAGTAATTCAGGGTCCCCCGGCCCGACTCCCAGAATAGTAACCTTTGGATTCACGTTCCCTCTTTATTAATACCTTGGGTTTTTTTAAGGCTGTTTACCAGCGCCAGAGAGGTCGAGAGGGTGGGATAAATCTCCTTCTCTGCCGGGACGACCACGATCAAACCTCCCCTTTGTGAAATATCCGAAAGCGTCTCCAAAAATCTCAACTGAAGGGCCATTGGGTTCGTTTGATAGGATTTAGAAGCTTCAGCCAGGATAGTAGATGCCTGCCTCTCACCTTCACTCAATATTACCTTAGCCCTCCTAAGTCGCTCGGCCTCGGCCTGCTTAGCTATAGCAGTGAGAAGATCGGGTGAAAGTTTGATGTCCCTCACCGTAACCGCAGTGACCTTAACCCCCCAGGCCTCCGTATAGGAATCGAGGATTTCTTGGAGTTTCTTATTGATCTCCTCCCTTTTGCTCAAAACCTCATCTAGCTCCATTTGTCCTATTATATCCCTGAGGGACGTCTGCGATATGTTCAGAACCGCCATGTTGTAATTTGCAACCATGGAGACGGCCTTCATGGGATCAACCACCTTGTAATAAACCACGGCGTCTATGGAGACAGTGACGTTATCCCTTGTAATGGTGGTCTGTGGAGGAATGTCCACGGTTCTAACCCTAAGATCAACTACGAGGGGCTTATCTACGAACGGAATGAGGAAAATAATCCCTGGACCCTTCAAAGCCAGAATCCTTCCCAGTCTAAGAACTACAGCCCTCTCCCACTCCCTTACTATCCTGAAAGAAAGTGCTACGAATACCAGAATGATAATAAGGAGAAAGACTAATCCAATCGCATCTGCAATTAAAGACATGTGTATAAGTAGGCTAAACTAAGTTAAAAATATCGATTCAACATTTTTTCTAAGGATCCGCTATTGCCTCTATCGACCAATGAAAGCTAATGAGTTTTCTCGAAATAGAGGCAAGTTAAGCGCTAGGGTCTCAGTGTAAAGGAGAGATTTGACCTTGGATATGGAAGAGCATAGATCCGCAGGAGGGCTTCAAAGACTTATATGTCTAAATTAAGGCAACGGAATCCTTATACTTAACTTCAGGAAGCTTAGGTCCACTTTCGTACCGCAAACGCCGAGACAAGTATGCCAGCACTTAATCCTCCAATGATCTCCAGGAGGAGGTAATTAACCGAGGTTTGCCCTTTGTACTTGACGTGATTGAAATCCGAACTTAGGGCCTTCTTGAAGTTGTAGCTCTCTAGGAATTTAACCAACGAGTTAAACGTGGAGGTCGTAGCAGATATCAGATGATTTAACTGCGGAGAGGACAAAGCATAGGACGATGAGAGCGAGTAATTGCCTGGGAAATACACTTCGTAAAAGCTCTGCGTAACGTTAGTGAACACTACCTCTCCGCTTCCATTGGTTAAACCTTGATATACAGGGACAAGAGAGAGCCCCTTCAACTCTCTGATCTCGACCTCTTGACCAGGAAAAGTGTAATTATCATAGGAGAGTTTGACGATTACGGTGTAGTTCATCTGAGTAACTTCCACCTTTGGAGGAACGGGCCAAAGGACTGAGGGTGAATTAACTCCCCGGTTAATGTTAGCGTAGGGTGCCTCTATGTTTTCAAGATTGGGAGAAGACGCAACACCATAGGCCGACTCCGCCGTGTCCAGTCCAACAGATAGGGCTGAAGGCACTATGGTCATCTGACCTTCCTGAAGAAAATATAGCTCTTGCGTACCTGAGGCCGTCATATCCACCGAACTACCACCGCCTGGACCTCCCCAGACCATCTCCAGGTCGTTGGGCAGTCCGTTAGCTGAAAGGCCACCGATCTTAAACTGTCCTGGAAAAGGTAGGCTTAGAAAGACCTTACTTTCACCGTTAACCGAGTAACCGAACTGCAGGGAAGAGGAGGAATTCATGAACAGTCCCAGGGAGACTGGCAACTTCACGTTAAAGGTAGGCCCGGTGTAACAGTAAACCCCAAGTCCCTCAAAGGTAGTTGTGTTCAGAACCAAGGTAGTAAAGGGGCCCGTAAGATTCCAAAAATTGACCACCATGGTAACCTGAAACGTTGAGTCGTTTACCTCATGAAATAACATGACGTCCTGTGCCCAGTAGGATCCATTCAACATAGCGTTCAGTTGAAGAGATGCGTTCCCATATTGGAACGGCTGGCCTGATATGAAGGACCTTCCTATACTTAGGGAGGAGAGGTTCATCACACCTAAAACATACGGGGTGTAATAGGTTGAGAACAACGGAAAGAAGCTCATTCCCACTGGAAAGGATACCCCGACCTGGGCCTGAACGCCAAGAGGGACAATAACGAACAGAACTATTAGGAATAATAAACTCAGTGAAAGGGAGAGCATAAATATGTTTTATAATGTCTGTCGTCAATAAAATTTTTGTGGCTCACGCTTATGTAATTCCGGTTATAATCATTCTGGTTCTAATCATAGCTCTGATTCTTACGGGGTACATTTCGGATCCCGTTGTCGTAGTACCATCGTTGGCAATTATAGGATTTTTATCATATAGAATAGTTTATGTAATTACGAAGACCCGAAAACG containing:
- a CDS encoding DUF2070 family protein, with protein sequence MDSEKLTRNYYSKFIRLPSTEALSVWVGAEVVLSYLRSISDGFGYLAGFLMYLALSLATLHKRVKTFLAMMGMFGIVYLVVSFFPEVISFSFGLFVPLITYIMLIDYGDLTSPGLATATGLISALLTYPTNIVLVVVYYLIIGIFSYTYLVLVNRKGRSITGFSSLSIVRPFLRAMSYKRGEEVEGFLEKISTNFNTSVLVLKLGEVFIVLPRIHYGMYGEVGSSLFPYQIESALGRRTLVFHGPGSHELDLASKRDSMKLAEEISSKVGSEKWEKIRFGGIMFLSQDRFRMTSLVFDKIMLNFTERPNYGIDDLPGNLWDEILRSRNFIIDCHNESLKEEIGHKDERVLREFVSKRIIPTKETPLQVGYGEAELSTSCEGLCSKRVKALVLGDKEHKVLILYIFANNANEETGKMIQERFRNKYDRVILVTPDDHSCTGTTFGNLYSPAEPCPMAVDALEKAVNEAEADFKEVEAEYMIISTKTKVIGKFISSMVEGLEQVGNFAMKTFWIPVIFPYVLLIVTLLGDYLIKL
- a CDS encoding digeranylgeranylglycerophospholipid reductase; the protein is MKQVTYDVLIIGGGFAGSTAAWHLANKGLKILLIDSKPWSRIGDKPCGDAVSKEHFDNLGMPYPEGEQLEQRIEGIKLYSPDMSTEWTVKGEGFEINAPAYTQRILGEARDRGVEVMDMTTAMKPILEDGFVRGAVIFDRRKEEQIEVRSRMVIEATGYSRSFRSKLPQEIPVSEDMDEKDTDIAYREVAYTRDEIADPGYLKIFINQTTSPGGYWWYFPKGRDKVNIGLGIQGGMGYPSIYTYYEKFWKDYGADIDRNRMIVKGGALVPTRRPLDTLVWNGIIVIGDSGYTANPVHGGGKGSAMISGFCAARSTLNAFEKGDFSSISLWETNICYNERYGAKQASLELFRRFLQKLSDDDINYGMRKKVIREEDLLEASTTGDLQLSVADKAMRVIAGLGKPSLLYKLKNVAQYMKDVKGMYRNYPSSPDQLQRWRADVKQLILEFDKVISK
- a CDS encoding DUF5751 family protein, translating into MDVESKSVDLRNKSLFVLVQVREDTLTEIFRKIMKDARTLGFRKIFINVVSQLPHWQVLANAREAILDNIDLGLVVYTWRPDETKKILEKVTELGADGIMTYCDEESKFAMSKLMGNLPSSIKIGIVKDNCK
- a CDS encoding metallophosphoesterase family protein, with the translated sequence MKILILSNIRFPEPHIESVLSNVIKKEEPETIVLNGDTTQCYWDYECPRVIDVLYVIRSIAPWAQLVYIQGDMDPHALKCIMAEPRYREEIIGTTMYIADASSIKYYIIHGHQGDIDQLRKTVGAGPWDWLVIGQHKRLEVDKLARVIYAGGVTREFPPETRGYVVITDSSHYTRSITH
- a CDS encoding isoaspartyl peptidase/L-asparaginase — translated: MKYTPPMLLIHGGAGSWRSTDKEKAVKVLRESLERGYLEFRRGSSLEAVVEAVATMEDSGIFNAGRGSVRNSEEGVEMDAGVMYGSTLSVGSVASIRTRNPIKKAYEVLKQGKHVLMVRTIWEEVLTSGSAPSGDTVGAVALDEQGNLSAGTSTGGIKGKLPGRVGDSPIPGAGFYATSRIAVSSTGIGELILKFLPAKEIDILRAMGYPLEDSVRAVISKFTETFGKDNLGLIALDHLGFASALFNTSAMPRGIRWSNGIKVLFDEDDPI
- a CDS encoding NAD(P)/FAD-dependent oxidoreductase, with protein sequence MKLAVVGGGPAGISLGWFLKGTKIESTVYEGLDDVGKKPCAWGVLRGIENYVDIPKETIYSKIRGFRIFLDNKLISEVRDEETLGYIVDKPLFLRKLGEKIDLRLNSKVVLDHGKLLVNGKPEEADKVILATGHYSLSKDVTIPALQYITDLNYDPEMVDMYFYSDLLGYGWIFPDPKGAKIGVGGYASVEFIREKMKTITSGRILTQHGARVADYGVFEDRLNGSYIGEALGTVYAVTGEGIRPSIVSSKIMADALLEDKDFGKEFRKSKLHWTLQVHASVIKRAKESNSVRGLERVLLRADPKLVVKFAMGDFGKLDLIKLFGSAIL